In the Catenulispora sp. GP43 genome, one interval contains:
- a CDS encoding FAD-dependent oxidoreductase produces the protein MNQPSEQRVPVLVVGGSLVGLSMSVFLGRLGVPHMLVEKHARTSHHPRGRGNNLRTMELFRVAGMEADIRKAASVLRDNHGILQAHTLAGSEQEWLFRQIDPGNRTAGFSPAGWCLCSQNDLEPVLLRHAERLGGTVRFGTELVSFEQDSDGVTAELLDRSTGRSSTVSADYLVAADGPRSPVRERLGITQSGKGDLFHNISVTFRADKLADVVGDRLFIACYLTHPEGAGALLPVDNREHWVFHLPWHPDSGETVEDFTDERCTAHIRAAAGVSDLPVEITGRAPWHAAERVADRYHSGRVFLTGDSAHEMPPTGAFGSNTGIQDAHNLAWKLAAVLSGWAGSELLESYGTERRPVAVETAARAAQRSAEHSHPGFDAPPTGGRTSVLSVALGYRYTDGALVGADAKAPTVPEHFEATGEPGTRAPHVWLDQDGAKLSTIDLFERTPVVLTAQDSPWQKAATSAAAKTGVPVACHGLDIDLDNGGEWLKAYGIGPDGAVLVRPDGFVAWRSQDGARDAESTMSGVLREVLSLKESKESKAMASR, from the coding sequence GTGAACCAGCCAAGCGAGCAACGGGTACCGGTCCTCGTCGTCGGGGGCTCACTCGTGGGCCTGTCCATGTCGGTCTTCCTGGGCCGCCTAGGCGTCCCGCACATGCTGGTCGAGAAGCACGCCCGGACCTCGCACCATCCGCGCGGCCGCGGGAACAACCTGCGGACCATGGAGCTGTTCCGGGTCGCCGGAATGGAGGCCGACATCCGCAAGGCAGCGTCGGTCCTGCGCGACAACCACGGCATCCTGCAAGCGCACACGCTGGCCGGCTCCGAGCAGGAATGGCTCTTCCGGCAGATCGACCCGGGCAACCGGACGGCGGGCTTCAGCCCCGCCGGCTGGTGCCTGTGCAGCCAGAACGACCTCGAACCGGTGCTGCTGCGGCACGCCGAGCGCCTCGGCGGCACCGTCCGCTTCGGCACCGAGCTGGTCTCCTTCGAACAGGACAGCGACGGCGTCACGGCCGAACTGCTGGACCGTTCGACCGGACGCAGCAGCACCGTGTCCGCCGACTACCTGGTGGCCGCCGACGGGCCCCGCAGCCCGGTCCGCGAGCGCCTCGGCATCACCCAGAGCGGCAAGGGCGACCTGTTCCACAACATCAGCGTCACCTTCCGCGCCGACAAGCTCGCCGACGTGGTGGGCGACCGGCTGTTCATCGCGTGCTACCTGACCCACCCCGAGGGCGCGGGCGCGCTGCTCCCGGTGGACAACCGCGAACACTGGGTCTTCCACCTGCCCTGGCATCCCGACAGCGGCGAGACGGTCGAGGACTTCACCGACGAGCGCTGCACCGCGCACATCCGGGCCGCGGCCGGCGTGTCCGACCTCCCGGTCGAGATCACCGGCCGCGCGCCCTGGCACGCCGCCGAGCGCGTGGCCGACCGCTACCACTCCGGCCGGGTCTTCCTCACCGGCGACTCAGCCCACGAAATGCCGCCCACCGGCGCCTTCGGCTCCAACACCGGGATCCAGGACGCCCACAACCTCGCGTGGAAGCTCGCCGCGGTGCTGTCCGGGTGGGCGGGAAGCGAGCTGCTGGAGTCGTACGGCACCGAGCGCCGCCCGGTGGCCGTGGAGACCGCGGCCCGCGCCGCCCAGCGCTCGGCCGAACACAGCCACCCCGGCTTCGACGCGCCCCCGACCGGCGGCCGCACCTCGGTCCTGTCGGTGGCGCTCGGCTACCGGTACACCGACGGTGCGCTCGTGGGCGCGGACGCGAAGGCGCCGACCGTCCCCGAACACTTCGAGGCCACCGGGGAACCCGGCACCCGGGCGCCGCACGTCTGGCTGGATCAGGACGGCGCGAAACTCTCCACGATCGACCTGTTCGAACGCACCCCGGTGGTGCTGACCGCGCAGGACAGCCCGTGGCAGAAGGCTGCGACGTCGGCGGCGGCGAAGACCGGCGTACCGGTCGCGTGCCACGGCCTTGACATCGACCTCGACAATGGCGGCGAATGGCTGAAAGCGTACGGAATCGGGCCCGACGGCGCGGTGCTGGTGCGCCCCGACGGCTTCGTGGCGTGGCGGTCGCAGGACGGGGCTCGGGATGCGGAGTCCACTATGAGCGGCGTACTGCGTGAGGTGCTGAGCCTGAAGGAGAGCAAGGAGAGCAAGGCCATGGCGAGTCGCTAG
- a CDS encoding SchA/CurD-like domain-containing protein, whose amino-acid sequence MVQSAPVLDERARPADSRLRVVLLLDVQDGEQQNFLEAYEQMRYKVSAVPGHLTDQLCQSTDDPSRWLITSEWEAPEPFLAWLDSPEHIEMVRPMSKCVRDTRSLRFTVLKETFGAESVDSKQAPREKNGSGRPTPLGPGPDGIVRHALTFTVKPGTEQTVAGILAGYTSPAAQVDETTRLVRTSLFMRGNQVVRSVEVVGDLVAALRHVAAQPEVRAVEEAVNPYLEEARDLNDPLAAKDFFMRAALPAVRHNTRDAGSKRSRTKAGKEPVRHAFVYPVRPGSGEAVAEYLDRQDRAAVADAASPLVRSTIFQRGDRVVRMVDMTVPADADPAAALGVAGPRAGAVLSRLLRAAPDLREEDGRRAALASWELTSVTDRRSPQA is encoded by the coding sequence ATGGTTCAGTCAGCTCCCGTTCTCGATGAGCGCGCGCGCCCGGCCGACTCCCGTCTGCGGGTCGTCCTCCTGTTGGACGTCCAAGACGGCGAGCAGCAGAACTTCCTCGAGGCGTACGAGCAGATGCGCTACAAGGTCTCGGCCGTTCCGGGACACCTCACCGACCAGCTCTGCCAGTCGACGGACGACCCGTCGCGCTGGCTGATCACCAGCGAGTGGGAGGCCCCCGAGCCGTTCCTGGCCTGGCTGGACAGCCCGGAGCACATCGAGATGGTCAGGCCCATGAGCAAGTGCGTCCGGGACACCAGGTCGCTGCGCTTCACGGTGCTCAAGGAGACCTTCGGCGCCGAGAGCGTCGACAGCAAGCAGGCGCCGCGCGAGAAGAACGGATCCGGGCGCCCCACGCCGCTCGGGCCGGGACCGGACGGCATCGTCCGGCACGCGCTCACCTTCACCGTGAAGCCGGGCACCGAGCAGACGGTGGCCGGCATCCTGGCCGGTTATACCTCGCCGGCGGCCCAGGTCGACGAGACCACCCGGCTCGTGCGCACCTCGCTGTTCATGCGGGGCAACCAGGTCGTCCGTTCGGTGGAGGTGGTCGGCGACCTGGTCGCCGCGCTGCGCCACGTCGCCGCGCAGCCCGAGGTGCGGGCCGTCGAGGAGGCGGTCAACCCCTACCTGGAGGAGGCCCGGGATCTGAACGACCCGCTGGCCGCCAAGGACTTCTTCATGCGCGCCGCACTGCCGGCTGTCCGCCACAACACGCGCGACGCCGGCAGCAAGCGTTCCCGCACGAAGGCGGGCAAGGAGCCGGTCCGCCACGCGTTCGTCTACCCGGTGCGCCCGGGCAGCGGCGAGGCGGTCGCCGAGTACCTGGACCGGCAGGACCGGGCCGCCGTGGCCGACGCCGCGTCCCCGCTCGTGCGCAGCACCATCTTCCAGCGCGGCGACCGCGTGGTCCGAATGGTCGACATGACCGTGCCGGCGGACGCCGATCCGGCCGCGGCGCTCGGCGTCGCCGGTCCGCGGGCCGGCGCCGTGCTGTCCCGGCTGCTCCGGGCCGCGCCGGACCTGCGCGAGGAGGACGGCCGCCGGGCCGCGCTCGCGAGCTGGGAGCTGACCTCGGTCACCGACCGGCGCTCGCCGCAGGCCTGA